The following proteins are co-located in the Nocardioides piscis genome:
- a CDS encoding ABC transporter permease, with product MTTTALLVRRFLADYTRNGPNLVLLAVIPVVFVVVAAPPMADAARLLGGTGGGPAVETVTAGWAAAFLSAVAMYFQISTARTTDRRLALAGLARLRLATARLTAGAVLALMATLVAVLALTARGPVDDPWRVATGTVMFAVVYLGLGAVVGALVPNAVNGTVILMFIWILDAFFGPTLSGSESAVLRLLPTHFISLWTVALPSGHGGPEELAVSLGWVITALALALWVIASTTTTGRTRRASRTGRVGQLLTSLRMGWHDWRRTPVLWLLLAIVPAVFILLSDAVTPHGHTPVVLREAGAKITSMVDPAEMHGGTMAPVAIASLAALVGVFVVLDARAADRRLALAGQRPSVLLATRLTMVLTAAAIATAVSLAVTATVFDARNWGVYIGGVALLAVTYALIGVVLGPVFGRVSGTFMAFLIPFLDLGIGQSPMLRGEPASWAHWLPGYGGTRVMIDGALTSGFDEAASLTLGLGWIAVLLLTATVLLRSIAGTPLPKPSRRAHPAHA from the coding sequence ATGACCACCACCGCTCTGCTTGTCCGACGCTTCCTGGCCGACTACACCAGGAACGGTCCCAACCTGGTCCTGCTCGCCGTCATCCCCGTCGTCTTCGTCGTGGTCGCGGCCCCGCCCATGGCTGACGCCGCCCGGCTGCTGGGCGGCACCGGAGGCGGCCCCGCCGTCGAAACCGTCACCGCAGGATGGGCGGCCGCCTTCCTGTCTGCGGTCGCGATGTACTTCCAGATCTCGACCGCTCGCACCACCGACCGCCGGCTCGCGCTCGCCGGACTGGCACGGCTGCGGCTGGCGACCGCTCGGCTGACGGCCGGCGCCGTCCTGGCCCTGATGGCCACCCTGGTAGCGGTGCTCGCACTCACCGCCCGAGGACCGGTCGACGACCCGTGGCGGGTCGCCACCGGCACAGTCATGTTCGCAGTGGTCTACCTCGGACTCGGGGCGGTGGTGGGTGCGCTCGTCCCGAACGCGGTCAACGGCACCGTGATCCTGATGTTCATCTGGATCCTCGACGCCTTCTTCGGCCCCACCCTCAGCGGCTCAGAGTCCGCTGTGCTGCGACTGCTGCCCACCCACTTCATCTCGCTGTGGACGGTGGCCCTGCCCTCGGGACACGGTGGACCCGAAGAGCTCGCGGTGTCGCTCGGATGGGTGATCACCGCACTTGCTCTCGCCCTGTGGGTCATTGCCAGCACCACAACCACGGGGCGCACCCGACGGGCAAGCCGCACGGGGCGGGTCGGCCAACTGCTCACGAGCCTGCGCATGGGCTGGCACGACTGGCGGCGTACCCCGGTGCTGTGGCTCCTGCTCGCGATCGTCCCGGCAGTCTTCATCCTCCTGTCCGACGCGGTCACCCCACACGGGCACACCCCGGTCGTACTCCGTGAGGCCGGCGCCAAGATCACGTCCATGGTCGACCCGGCCGAGATGCACGGCGGCACCATGGCACCGGTGGCCATCGCATCGTTGGCCGCCCTGGTCGGCGTCTTCGTCGTCCTCGACGCCCGCGCCGCCGACCGTCGCCTCGCCTTGGCAGGACAACGCCCGTCCGTGCTGCTGGCCACCCGGCTCACCATGGTGCTCACCGCCGCCGCCATCGCCACCGCGGTCTCACTCGCGGTCACCGCCACTGTGTTCGACGCCCGCAACTGGGGCGTCTACATCGGCGGCGTCGCCCTGCTCGCCGTCACCTACGCCCTGATCGGCGTCGTGCTCGGCCCGGTCTTCGGTCGGGTCAGCGGCACCTTCATGGCCTTCCTCATACCGTTTCTCGATCTGGGCATCGGCCAGAGCCCGATGCTGCGCGGCGAACCGGCGTCCTGGGCACACTGGCTGCCCGGGTACGGCGGAACCAGGGTGATGATCGACGGCGCACTCACCAGCGGCTTCGACGAGGCCGCCTCCCTCACGCTCGGACTCGGATGGATAGCCGTCCTCCTCCTCACCGCGACCGTGCTGCTACGCAGCATCGCCGGCACTCCCCTACCGAAACCATCACGTAGGGCGCACCCGGCGCACGCATGA
- a CDS encoding YgaP family membrane protein, with product MARSWKVNITPAERIARIVVGGFAAVAGVALLTSASGALVVVLELLLVLAGLDLVVTGALGHCPLYARLGHVPTSLKERTS from the coding sequence ATGGCAAGGAGTTGGAAGGTCAACATCACGCCGGCCGAGAGAATCGCACGAATCGTGGTCGGAGGTTTCGCCGCGGTTGCCGGAGTCGCCCTGCTCACGTCAGCCTCGGGTGCGCTCGTGGTCGTCCTCGAGTTGCTCCTCGTGCTCGCCGGCCTCGACCTGGTCGTCACCGGCGCGCTCGGGCACTGCCCGCTCTACGCCCGGCTCGGCCACGTGCCGACATCACTGAAGGAGAGGACATCATGA
- a CDS encoding multicopper oxidase family protein — MKGSTLPSVSRRTLVQAAAGLASVAAVGSLSACSDRARTLTLVRPGSPAVAAAELSRRVPGRRVVSARLTPRPVTVDLGARTVDTWAYGEQVPGPMLRARAGDLLRVTVDNQLPVETSVHWHGLALRNDMDGVPHLTQDPIPAGKSFDYEFTAPHPGTYFYHPHSGVQLDRGLYGVLIVDDPAEPGGYDDEWIVVLDDWVDGTGRTPDQILTKLQQVSGSDGSMGDMEGMDHGSMMGGSMMGEMGGMQSPLLGSAGDIVYPHYLLNGRTPTDPVTLSAKPGQRVRIRFVNAGSDTAFRVAVGGHRMTVTHSDGFPVAPVLTDALLIGMGERFDVTLTLGEGVFPLVASAEGKQGQGLAVIRTGTGRPPVAGVKVRELSGQVLLGTGLSAAESARLDRRSIDRRHNLVLAGTMAPYRWTINGKTFPDAEPLPLVQGERVRLRFVNQSMMFHPMHVHGHTFALAKGGARKDTVIVRPMETLDVDLQADNPGQWAAHCHNIYHAETGMMTTLSYQARE, encoded by the coding sequence ATGAAGGGCTCCACCTTGCCATCCGTCTCGCGCCGCACGCTCGTCCAGGCCGCCGCCGGCCTGGCCAGCGTCGCTGCCGTGGGCAGCCTGTCCGCCTGCAGCGACAGAGCCAGAACGCTCACGCTGGTCCGGCCCGGCTCCCCCGCCGTGGCGGCCGCCGAACTATCCCGCCGCGTCCCGGGTCGTCGGGTCGTCTCGGCGCGACTGACCCCCCGGCCGGTCACGGTCGACCTCGGGGCCCGGACCGTCGACACCTGGGCCTACGGCGAGCAGGTCCCAGGGCCGATGCTTCGAGCGCGCGCCGGCGACCTGCTGCGCGTCACGGTCGACAACCAGCTTCCGGTCGAGACGAGCGTGCACTGGCACGGCCTCGCGTTGCGCAACGACATGGACGGCGTCCCGCACCTGACCCAGGACCCCATCCCAGCCGGCAAATCGTTCGACTACGAGTTCACCGCCCCGCACCCAGGCACGTACTTCTACCACCCGCACTCCGGCGTCCAGCTGGACCGGGGCCTGTACGGCGTCCTGATCGTCGACGACCCCGCAGAGCCCGGCGGCTACGACGACGAGTGGATCGTCGTCCTCGACGACTGGGTCGATGGCACCGGCCGCACCCCCGACCAGATCCTCACCAAACTGCAGCAGGTCAGTGGCAGCGACGGATCCATGGGCGACATGGAGGGGATGGACCACGGCTCGATGATGGGCGGGTCGATGATGGGCGAGATGGGCGGCATGCAGTCCCCGCTGCTGGGTAGTGCGGGTGACATCGTCTACCCGCACTACCTTCTCAACGGACGGACCCCCACTGATCCAGTCACACTGTCGGCGAAGCCGGGTCAACGGGTCCGGATCCGGTTCGTCAACGCCGGCTCAGACACCGCGTTCCGGGTCGCCGTTGGTGGACACCGGATGACCGTCACGCACAGCGACGGCTTCCCGGTCGCGCCGGTGCTCACCGACGCGCTGCTGATCGGGATGGGCGAGCGTTTCGACGTGACCCTCACGCTGGGCGAGGGAGTGTTTCCCCTGGTCGCCTCGGCGGAGGGAAAACAGGGCCAGGGGCTCGCGGTGATCCGCACCGGGACTGGGCGCCCCCCTGTCGCGGGCGTGAAGGTTCGCGAGCTGTCGGGCCAGGTGCTGCTCGGCACCGGCCTGTCGGCGGCGGAGTCCGCCCGCTTGGACCGGCGGTCGATCGACCGACGTCACAACCTCGTCCTTGCGGGGACCATGGCGCCGTACCGGTGGACCATCAACGGCAAGACGTTCCCCGACGCCGAACCCCTGCCGCTGGTCCAGGGGGAGCGGGTCCGGCTGCGATTCGTCAACCAGTCGATGATGTTCCACCCCATGCACGTACACGGGCACACCTTCGCCTTGGCCAAGGGAGGGGCTCGCAAGGACACGGTCATCGTCCGCCCCATGGAGACCCTGGACGTGGACCTGCAGGCCGACAATCCCGGCCAGTGGGCGGCCCACTGCCACAACATCTACCACGCGGAGACCGGCATGATGACCACGCTTTCCTACCAGGCCCGGGAGTGA
- a CDS encoding SHOCT domain-containing protein, producing the protein MMGWNHDGLGWGGWLVMLLGMVAFWGLVVWAVVVLFRDTRSGDTRPAHRDPLDILGERFARGEIDETEYLARAEVLRAAHRSPLRH; encoded by the coding sequence ATGATGGGCTGGAACCACGACGGGCTGGGCTGGGGCGGTTGGCTGGTGATGCTGCTCGGCATGGTCGCATTCTGGGGCTTGGTGGTGTGGGCGGTCGTGGTGCTCTTCCGCGACACCCGCTCAGGCGACACCCGGCCAGCACACCGCGACCCCCTGGACATCCTCGGGGAGCGGTTCGCCCGCGGCGAGATCGACGAGACCGAGTACCTGGCCCGCGCCGAGGTGCTCCGCGCAGCCCACCGCTCACCCTTGCGCCACTGA
- a CDS encoding response regulator transcription factor — protein MGGMDNDAGPTAPGPAAGTPKSPSGLRALVVEDETSLAGVLGSYLERDGFETTLIHDGLQAVLIARDVDPDVIVLDLGLPTLDGIEVCRQIRTFSDAYVVVLTARSEEVDTLIGLSVGADDYMTKPFSPRELMARIQAMLRRPRTPREAEDQHHDLRFAELKVDVQGRDVWLGGEPVALTRTEFDLLAALAQRPRMAFSRRQLIDHVWGQTWVGDEHLVDVHIGHLRRKLGDDAAVGRFVRTVRGIGYRMGSGA, from the coding sequence ATGGGCGGCATGGACAATGACGCCGGCCCCACCGCCCCCGGTCCGGCTGCGGGCACACCCAAGTCGCCCTCCGGGCTGCGGGCGCTCGTGGTCGAGGACGAGACCAGCCTCGCCGGAGTCCTGGGCAGCTATTTGGAGCGCGACGGATTCGAGACCACTCTCATCCACGACGGGCTGCAGGCGGTCCTCATTGCCCGTGACGTCGACCCCGACGTAATCGTCCTGGACCTGGGGCTGCCGACGCTGGACGGGATCGAGGTCTGCCGGCAGATCCGCACGTTCAGTGACGCGTACGTCGTGGTGCTGACTGCCCGCAGCGAAGAGGTGGACACCCTCATCGGCCTGTCGGTCGGCGCCGACGACTACATGACAAAGCCGTTCAGTCCCCGCGAGCTGATGGCCCGCATCCAGGCGATGCTGCGCCGGCCCCGGACACCGAGGGAGGCGGAGGATCAGCACCATGATCTGAGGTTCGCAGAGCTGAAGGTGGACGTGCAGGGCCGCGACGTGTGGCTCGGCGGTGAGCCGGTCGCGCTCACCCGCACCGAGTTCGACCTGCTCGCGGCACTGGCGCAGCGTCCCCGGATGGCTTTCAGCCGGCGTCAACTCATCGACCACGTGTGGGGTCAGACGTGGGTGGGGGATGAGCATCTCGTCGATGTCCACATCGGCCACCTGCGTCGTAAGCTCGGCGACGATGCTGCTGTGGGCCGGTTCGTGCGCACGGTCCGAGGTATCGGCTACCGGATGGGCTCCGGCGCATGA
- a CDS encoding sensor histidine kinase, with protein MTRGPAGRGPRFSTRLLLAQSLVLVAGALTIWLVASAVGPSIFHEHLDRAGDTHSTEETQHLEEAFASAMLVSVGVALVAAVAAALAVSWYFSRRIQRSIGNVAAASSQIAAGRYDTYVDDPGLGAEFATLAATYNRLAGRLEATESTRRQMLADLAHEMRTPLATIDAHLEALEDGVRHLDSDTVTVLRSSTHRLRRLAEDIGAVSHAEEGDLRLDPRSVDATEVAATAVDAARDRYEAKGVRFDVDLHPAGRVDVDPDRIGQVLGNLIDNALRHTPAGGRVTVSCRRVDDWVEYAVADTGDGIAAEHLPHLFDRFYRVDTARDRHHGGSGIGLAIAKALIEAHRGGISATSAGPGHGSTFTVRIPAA; from the coding sequence ATGACCCGGGGTCCGGCGGGGCGGGGCCCGCGGTTCTCCACCCGGCTGCTCCTCGCACAATCCCTTGTCCTGGTCGCCGGAGCTCTGACCATCTGGCTGGTCGCCTCCGCGGTCGGGCCCAGCATCTTTCACGAGCACCTCGATCGCGCCGGCGACACGCACAGCACGGAGGAAACCCAACACCTCGAGGAGGCCTTCGCCTCGGCCATGCTGGTGTCGGTGGGCGTCGCGCTGGTCGCCGCGGTCGCTGCGGCACTCGCGGTGTCGTGGTACTTCAGCCGCCGCATCCAACGCTCGATCGGCAACGTCGCCGCGGCTTCGTCCCAGATCGCCGCGGGCCGCTATGACACGTACGTCGACGACCCGGGTCTGGGCGCCGAGTTCGCTACCCTCGCGGCCACGTACAACCGTCTGGCCGGTCGACTAGAGGCCACTGAATCCACGCGACGTCAGATGCTCGCCGACCTCGCTCACGAGATGCGCACACCCCTGGCGACCATCGACGCCCACCTCGAGGCGCTCGAGGACGGAGTACGCCATCTCGACTCCGACACCGTCACGGTGCTGCGTTCCTCGACCCACCGGTTGCGGCGGCTCGCCGAAGACATCGGAGCGGTCTCGCACGCCGAGGAAGGAGACCTGCGCCTCGATCCTCGTTCCGTGGATGCGACCGAGGTCGCTGCCACGGCCGTGGACGCGGCTCGCGATCGCTACGAGGCCAAGGGTGTCCGGTTCGACGTCGACCTGCACCCAGCGGGCCGGGTCGATGTCGACCCCGACCGGATCGGACAAGTGCTGGGCAACCTGATCGACAACGCGCTCCGTCACACCCCGGCTGGCGGCCGCGTCACGGTGTCCTGCCGGCGGGTGGACGACTGGGTCGAGTACGCCGTGGCCGACACCGGCGACGGTATCGCCGCAGAACACCTGCCCCACCTCTTCGACCGGTTCTACCGCGTCGACACGGCCCGCGACCGCCACCACGGCGGCTCCGGCATCGGACTGGCCATCGCCAAGGCCCTCATCGAGGCCCACCGCGGCGGCATCTCCGCCACCAGTGCCGGACCCGGACACGGCAGCACCTTCACCGTCCGCATCCCCGCAGCCTGA
- a CDS encoding beta-propeller fold lactonase family protein, with protein MNQTAARSADPTSRPSGRPRGRRKFMLFLATPLAGLLAAAIGVIALTGPDEETADTVPTAHTGMVTGTVWVANEEGGTLTAIDAATHQVATTLDGIEGPHNVQMGPDGASLWTVSGHDSFAAMLDTTSLEVHGAVPTGGSPAHIVVTPDGATAYTTNAEDRTVTAIDTATMRRVATIPAGAGPHGLRPSPDGRWIYVANVSGTTLSVIDTTTNTLVDDIAVGRGPAQVAFSPDGRFVYVSLNGEDAVAKVDVARRRLVGKIKVGDGPIQTFVTPDNRFLLVANQGDETAPGTTVSFIDIGSFTLTENVDTGQGAHGIVVEPSGKHAYVTNLYGNDVAVIDLATLTVVARIPVGGKPNGISYSPLTVEPAPTTMLRLPDGTAGEPAQHSDDEGHDGDTH; from the coding sequence ATGAACCAGACCGCCGCGCGCAGCGCAGACCCGACCTCGCGTCCCAGCGGCCGACCACGTGGACGCCGAAAGTTCATGCTATTTCTCGCCACGCCACTGGCAGGCCTGCTGGCTGCCGCCATCGGCGTCATCGCGCTCACTGGACCGGACGAAGAGACGGCCGACACCGTGCCCACCGCCCACACCGGAATGGTGACCGGAACTGTGTGGGTCGCGAACGAGGAAGGCGGCACCCTCACCGCCATCGACGCAGCCACCCACCAGGTGGCCACCACCCTGGACGGCATCGAGGGCCCGCACAACGTGCAGATGGGGCCGGACGGGGCGAGCTTGTGGACAGTCAGCGGCCATGACTCGTTCGCCGCGATGCTCGACACCACCTCCCTGGAGGTCCACGGTGCTGTGCCCACCGGGGGATCCCCGGCCCACATCGTGGTCACCCCAGATGGAGCGACCGCCTACACCACCAATGCCGAGGACAGGACCGTCACCGCCATCGACACCGCAACCATGCGTCGGGTCGCGACGATCCCCGCCGGGGCCGGACCCCACGGACTCCGCCCGAGTCCGGACGGACGCTGGATCTACGTAGCGAACGTGTCCGGCACCACCTTGAGTGTCATCGACACCACCACCAACACGCTGGTGGACGACATAGCTGTGGGCCGAGGCCCTGCGCAGGTCGCGTTCTCTCCGGACGGCCGTTTCGTCTACGTCTCCCTCAACGGTGAGGACGCTGTCGCCAAGGTCGACGTCGCCCGCCGACGCCTGGTCGGCAAGATCAAGGTCGGCGACGGTCCGATCCAGACGTTCGTCACCCCCGACAACCGCTTCCTGCTCGTGGCCAACCAGGGAGACGAAACGGCGCCGGGAACCACCGTGTCGTTCATCGACATCGGGTCGTTCACGCTCACCGAGAACGTGGACACCGGCCAAGGCGCCCATGGGATTGTCGTCGAGCCCTCGGGGAAGCATGCCTACGTCACCAACCTGTATGGCAACGACGTTGCCGTGATCGACCTCGCAACCCTCACCGTGGTGGCCAGGATCCCGGTCGGAGGGAAGCCGAACGGCATCAGCTACTCACCCCTCACCGTGGAGCCAGCGCCCACCACGATGCTCCGCCTCCCAGACGGAACCGCCGGGGAACCAGCGCAGCACTCGGACGACGAAGGTCATGACGGCGACACCCACTGA
- a CDS encoding metal-sensitive transcriptional regulator yields the protein MHTEPGYITEKKAIQTRLRRVEGQVRGIQRLVDEDTYCIDILTQIAAATKALESVALLLLDQHLKHCLTHVEGPEDTRRKLTEASEAIARLVRS from the coding sequence ATGCACACGGAGCCTGGCTACATCACCGAGAAAAAGGCCATTCAGACCCGTCTGCGACGCGTCGAGGGGCAAGTCCGCGGGATCCAGCGCCTGGTGGATGAAGACACCTACTGCATTGACATCCTCACCCAGATCGCAGCTGCCACCAAGGCCCTCGAGAGCGTGGCACTGCTGCTGCTTGACCAGCATCTGAAGCACTGCCTCACGCACGTCGAAGGCCCCGAGGACACGCGACGCAAGCTCACCGAGGCATCCGAGGCCATTGCCCGGCTTGTCCGCTCCTGA
- a CDS encoding heavy-metal-associated domain-containing protein, with product MTETTETNDQARSQPLLADQSADAGSCGCGGCGCGAADTGSATTSAASKAIDVENTMTTHSYAVSGMTCGHCAGAVTSELKSLAGVTDVQIELVAGGISTVTVVSVTTLDDTHVTGALEEAGDYQLAQR from the coding sequence ATGACCGAGACCACCGAGACCAATGACCAGGCCCGCAGCCAGCCGCTGCTGGCAGACCAGAGCGCCGACGCCGGCAGCTGCGGATGTGGCGGTTGCGGTTGCGGTGCTGCTGACACCGGCTCGGCCACCACGTCCGCGGCGTCCAAGGCGATCGACGTGGAGAACACGATGACCACCCACAGCTACGCCGTCTCCGGAATGACCTGCGGCCACTGCGCCGGAGCCGTCACCAGCGAGCTCAAGTCCCTCGCTGGCGTCACCGATGTGCAGATCGAGCTCGTCGCCGGCGGCATCTCGACGGTGACAGTCGTGAGCGTTACCACCCTGGACGACACCCATGTCACGGGCGCTCTCGAGGAGGCTGGCGACTACCAACTCGCTCAGCGATAG